The region CCGCGACTATTCCCGTACGCACCGTACGCTGGCTCCCGTGGCCCGGGGGGCACGCAGGTTGATGCGTATCTCCTCCTCTTCGAGCCGCAGCGACATGGCGTTCACGCCGTTGGGCGTGGCCGACCAGTAGATGCCGCTGGCCCCTGCGTATTGGAGTTTGCCGTTGGTCTGCCGTCGGGTCCCGGCCGCCGGATAGTAGTATGGCCGGGCTTTGAAGTAATAGACCTGTCCGGCGAGTTGTCCGGCCGGTTCCGCCGTCTCGAATCCGAACCATGCTTCGGAACTGTTCGCAGGAACCTTCCATCCCGGCGGACACGGGTCGTAGATCGTTTTGTTCACGGGCCGGCGTGAGGAGATGAATCCCCACAGCCGGTCGAACCTGCCGTACTGGTCGTTGAACCAACTGCCTTTCCCGCTTTCGAAGGACTCGGCCGAAAAACCGATGAAGGCGGTGGGGTGGGCGATGGTGTATTCCACACACTTCCCCGTTTCGATCCGGTCGCTGTTGTTGGGGACGATCGTGAACCAGTCCGTCCCTCTGATCGCCGGATTGAAAAAGGCGAGCGCCGTGCCCTCGGTGAAACCGGTGTCCTCGTATCTCCGGGAGAGGTCGAACGATCCGGCAAACTCCGCTCCGATGAACGGGTCCTTGCGGCCCCATTGGTAATACAGCCCGTAGGAGGCGACGTCGTCCACGGCGGTCGAGGTGGCACCCAGGTTCCGGTCCATGAAACTGATGCGCTCCTCAAATGCGAAATGGGTGTCGGTGCACGGATCGTCCGTCGCCCAGATGTGCCAGCTCCAGAGGATGTTGCCTCCTTCGTCCAGGGCGGCGATCACGGCGTTCCCCTTCATGCTTCCCGCCCGGAAGGTCACCGTGCCGCCGGAGTAGGAGACCTCGGAGACGAGTTTCCGGTCGGTCTGCCACAGCCAGTCCGCCGAGGCCATCCCGGCGACGGGCTTGCCCGAATTGCCCACTGCGGCCCGGAACGAATAGACACCTTCGCCCGTTACGATGTAGCAGTTCGCCGTCCCTTCCGCGCTCAGGTCCGTCTGGGCATTTGCCTGCCATGCCGTGAGACACAGCAGGCAAATGGACACAAACGTTCTTGTCATACGTTTCATGGCATTACTCTTTTTGGCAGCGGACGGATGCCGCGTCGCAGACGTTCGTTTTGGAATTCGTGTTCACCGACTTTTTGAGGAAGTCGATGGTCATCGTCCTCGCCGAGAGGTTCGTACCGCTCATGTACCAGAGCGATCCCCACAGGACGGATTTGGTACCCGTGTCCGCCATCCGGCCGTTCTTGGCTCCGGGACGGCTGCCGGCAGCCGGATAGTAACCCGTCTGCGAAGTCGCCGGGTCGAGGTACTTGGCCACGTAGAGGTAGCTCTCCATCGAGAGGTTGGTGTTCCACTCCAGCCCCGCCCACGTGTCGCCGGAGAAGTTCGGCACCTTGTAGCCGGGCGGGCAGGGGTCGTAGACCGTCTTGCGGTAGGAGTCGGTCGCTTTCCCGCCCCAGAGATCCTTATGGAAATCGGTGTCGCATGCGGAGTTGAACCAGGTGCCCTCCCCGCTTCCGTTGGAATTCGCGCCGAACCGGATGTAGTCCATCGGGTTCTGCACCGTGTACGGAATTTCGAAGAGCTCCGGATCGACGCTGACGTCGGTGTTGGCGACCACCCGGAACGCCTTGTCGTAGGCCGGATTCTTGACGTACTCGGCGGTGGCGGTGGTGAAGCCGGGGTTCTCGCGGTAGCCGGCGGTCGTGTTGTCTCCCTCGTCGATGGAGCCGATGAAGGGGTCTTTCCTGCCCCACTGGTAGAGCAGTCCGTATGACGACACGTTGTCCGCATCGGCCGTCGTCGCGCCCAGGTTGCGGTCCATCAACGCGAACTTGCTGGCGGCCACGTAGTGGGTCTTGGCACGGGGATCGTCCGTCAGCCAGATGTGCCAGCTCCAGAGAATCCTGTCTTCGGCGTCGAAGGCGGCCAGCAGGGCGTTGCCCTTGTCGCCCGTCGCCTTGAAGACGACCTCCCCGTCCGCATAGGAGATCGAGTGGAGCAGGCCGTCCTTGCTCATCCACAGCCAGTCTACCTTTTCGATGTCGCCGGGCGATTCGTTGCTGTTGCCTTTGGTCGCCTTGAACTTATATTTGGCCTGCGAGGTGACGATGTAGCAGTTCGCCGTTCCGGAGGTGCTCAGGTCGGTCACCGGTTCGTTGACGACGGCCGCTCCGTCGGTTATCAGCCGGCCGATGTTCAGGTCGATGGGGTAGACCTTGTCCACTTCGTAGGCGGCCGAGGGCGTGTATTCGATCTCAGCCGTCCATTGGTCGGCGGTCCGCACCTCGATCTGTACCGGGGCGCCTGTCAGATCGGTGGGCTTGACGGCCATCCATCCCTTCACGACCGAGGAGAGCTCCGGCGAGTCCGCGAATTGCAGGGTGCCCGTTTTGCCCGCGCTCGTCACCACGACCCGGTCGTTTTTCAGATCGTAGACCATGTTGCCGATGAAAGGCTCCTCCGCCGTTATGCGGATCGAAGCGAGCTGTTTGCCCTCCAGCTCCGTACCCGTGCAGTCGAGCGAGAACTGCAGTCCGGCGCAGGAGTAGGCCATGTCGAAGACGGCTTCCTGTCCGTCGAGGCGGTCGATGTCGGCCCGGCCGATGAAAACGCCCTTCTGTTTCAGTTGCGGTTCGCTGCCCTTCTGGGTCTGGGTGGCGGGGATCTTCATCGAGACATAGGTGATGTCGTTGCCCCGGGTTTCGCTGTACGGATAGACGGCGAACAGACGCTGCGGCTGCTGGTAGCCGGGCGAGGAGACCGTGCCGCGGAACCGTCCCTCGGCGCTTCCCGCCGTGGCGGGATCGAGCGTGAACTTGCTGTTCCCGCTGCTGCCCGCTTCGCAGAGCGCCCAGATGCTCAGGGAGTCTCCCTTTTCCCACAGGATGTCTATGTCGC is a window of Gallalistipes aquisgranensis DNA encoding:
- a CDS encoding fibrobacter succinogenes major paralogous domain-containing protein; the encoded protein is MTRTFVSICLLCLTAWQANAQTDLSAEGTANCYIVTGEGVYSFRAAVGNSGKPVAGMASADWLWQTDRKLVSEVSYSGGTVTFRAGSMKGNAVIAALDEGGNILWSWHIWATDDPCTDTHFAFEERISFMDRNLGATSTAVDDVASYGLYYQWGRKDPFIGAEFAGSFDLSRRYEDTGFTEGTALAFFNPAIRGTDWFTIVPNNSDRIETGKCVEYTIAHPTAFIGFSAESFESGKGSWFNDQYGRFDRLWGFISSRRPVNKTIYDPCPPGWKVPANSSEAWFGFETAEPAGQLAGQVYYFKARPYYYPAAGTRRQTNGKLQYAGASGIYWSATPNGVNAMSLRLEEEEIRINLRAPRATGASVRCVRE